A section of the Candidatus Sericytochromatia bacterium genome encodes:
- a CDS encoding diguanylate cyclase codes for RSLNGLGKIHQLASRYEAARAAFERATEVAKDQAPLELCRSLRALGRLCFFAGDMDGAYRNGLEALALARTHALPAERARVLAEVGETFQGEESRLQEGLRCLEEAQAIAHQLADPVLESFTSSGLGNLQLALGQLLGAKMSFARAAELHENTGNSGEALFSRLNLAIVAEEQGFFSEAETLATAVEAEARRVNRKFPMAAAIALAGSAAGHLGRTREGLARLGEAVEVADSINHKLLRALIHQIEAPLRCLLGQFNLAEEKAAAMATFGEASGAPEFTQRAQLIRGEVALQTGRPAEAMALLEPLLLAPNAAVRLRALRLRGEAACRLGDEGGAFQALHAARTASEEVGAPRDAGLLYLLSARLEGGDVGGKAAELAVRLLETTQQRHLLPLALHVWAECAPPNQRTTHLSRAQELIQAMAAALGDEAEAYLQAYGRAEIVAKAQGQRSLPVPNDWGATPPTTLEGLVELAGRLSQGLAAFQVGAAHSFGFSQDRTARRLEQVVSFARVVNASLQVDTVVDRALALIIEITSAERGMFLLREGPAVLTQRYATAPDFRDDDGGAEQYSRSIARSVLETGETVCVLDALSDPRFAQQASIMGMNLQTIIAVPLKDQNETIGAIYVDRQGLSDQFTQGDLEIVQVLAGLTGVALANARLMKQQMDNVLQLDQLNKLSRSVSRTLELEKVLDIITQVTLEVIKAERSLIFLWEEEQLIFGAGRDQDGPLPQQAGRERSDTICQKVVDTLAPVHVVDTGLDAEFATKMSVLNLKIASAVAVPLLADSGLTGVLYIDSRSRGKAALEKEVQVLQAIANTAALAVQNARHYREATVDHLTGLYVRSLFLRRTDEEIRRTRRFGGRFSLLVLDIDHFKKFNDSHGHQTGDAVLRLVAKTVREAVRVGLDVPCRYGGEEMVILLPETDTAGAIVSAERIRRQIELATLPGPDGSPLRVTVSVGVATFPAMAETATELFERADQALYVSKREGRNRVSVYEAEVKSV; via the coding sequence CGCTCGCTGAACGGCCTGGGCAAGATCCACCAGCTGGCAAGCCGGTATGAGGCGGCCAGGGCCGCCTTTGAACGCGCCACCGAGGTCGCGAAGGACCAGGCCCCACTGGAGCTGTGCCGTTCCCTGCGCGCCCTGGGACGCCTGTGTTTTTTCGCGGGTGACATGGATGGCGCCTATCGAAACGGTCTGGAGGCGCTCGCCTTGGCCCGCACCCATGCCCTGCCGGCGGAACGGGCACGCGTGCTCGCTGAGGTCGGCGAAACCTTTCAGGGCGAAGAAAGCCGCTTGCAGGAAGGGCTGCGCTGCCTGGAGGAAGCCCAGGCGATCGCCCACCAGCTGGCCGATCCGGTCCTGGAGTCCTTCACCTCATCGGGCCTGGGCAACCTGCAACTGGCCCTCGGCCAGCTGCTCGGCGCCAAGATGTCCTTCGCCCGCGCGGCGGAATTGCACGAGAACACCGGAAATTCGGGTGAAGCGCTGTTTTCCCGCCTCAATCTGGCCATCGTGGCCGAAGAGCAAGGCTTCTTCAGCGAAGCTGAAACGCTGGCCACGGCCGTCGAAGCCGAGGCCCGCCGCGTGAACCGCAAGTTCCCGATGGCCGCGGCGATCGCCCTGGCGGGCTCGGCGGCCGGCCACCTGGGGCGCACCCGCGAAGGGTTGGCGCGCTTGGGTGAGGCCGTCGAAGTGGCCGACAGCATCAATCACAAGCTGCTGCGCGCGCTGATCCACCAGATTGAAGCGCCGCTGCGCTGCTTGCTGGGGCAGTTCAACTTGGCCGAGGAGAAGGCGGCGGCGATGGCCACCTTCGGGGAGGCCTCCGGCGCCCCCGAATTCACCCAGCGCGCCCAGCTGATCCGGGGCGAGGTGGCCCTGCAGACGGGCCGCCCGGCGGAGGCCATGGCCTTGCTCGAGCCCTTGTTGCTTGCGCCGAACGCCGCCGTGCGTCTGCGGGCCCTGCGCCTGCGCGGCGAGGCCGCCTGCCGGCTCGGCGACGAGGGCGGGGCCTTCCAGGCTCTGCACGCGGCGCGCACGGCCAGCGAGGAGGTGGGCGCGCCTCGCGACGCCGGCCTGCTGTACCTGCTGTCGGCGCGGCTGGAGGGCGGAGACGTGGGCGGCAAGGCGGCCGAACTGGCGGTGCGATTGCTGGAAACCACCCAGCAACGTCATCTGCTGCCCCTGGCCCTGCACGTCTGGGCCGAATGCGCGCCCCCAAATCAACGCACCACCCATCTGTCGCGCGCCCAGGAACTGATTCAGGCCATGGCGGCCGCCCTGGGTGACGAAGCCGAGGCCTATCTGCAGGCTTACGGCCGGGCTGAGATTGTCGCCAAGGCCCAGGGCCAGCGCAGCCTGCCTGTGCCGAACGATTGGGGCGCCACGCCGCCCACCACGCTGGAGGGGTTGGTCGAACTGGCCGGGCGACTCTCGCAGGGGCTCGCGGCGTTCCAAGTGGGAGCAGCTCACTCCTTCGGGTTCAGTCAGGACCGCACGGCAAGACGTCTCGAACAGGTGGTGTCGTTCGCGCGGGTCGTCAACGCCTCCTTGCAGGTCGATACGGTCGTCGATCGGGCCCTCGCCCTGATCATCGAGATCACCTCGGCCGAACGCGGCATGTTCCTGCTGCGAGAAGGCCCGGCGGTCCTCACCCAGCGCTACGCCACCGCCCCGGACTTCCGCGACGACGACGGGGGCGCCGAACAGTACAGCCGCTCGATCGCCCGCTCGGTGCTGGAAACCGGCGAAACCGTCTGCGTGCTCGACGCGCTCTCGGACCCTCGCTTTGCGCAGCAGGCTTCGATCATGGGGATGAACCTGCAAACCATCATTGCCGTGCCGCTCAAGGACCAGAACGAGACGATCGGCGCCATCTACGTGGACCGTCAGGGGCTCTCGGACCAGTTCACCCAGGGAGACCTGGAAATCGTGCAGGTGCTGGCGGGCCTGACCGGCGTGGCCCTCGCCAACGCCCGCCTGATGAAGCAGCAAATGGACAACGTGCTGCAACTCGACCAGCTGAACAAGCTCTCGCGCTCGGTCTCCCGCACGCTGGAACTGGAAAAGGTGCTCGACATCATCACCCAGGTCACGCTGGAGGTGATCAAGGCCGAGCGCTCCTTGATTTTCCTGTGGGAAGAGGAGCAGCTGATCTTCGGCGCCGGACGCGACCAGGACGGGCCTCTGCCGCAGCAAGCCGGGCGCGAACGCAGCGATACCATCTGTCAGAAGGTGGTCGACACCCTGGCCCCCGTTCACGTGGTGGACACCGGGCTGGATGCGGAATTTGCCACCAAGATGTCGGTCCTGAACCTCAAGATCGCCTCGGCCGTCGCCGTCCCCCTGCTGGCAGACTCGGGCCTGACGGGCGTGCTCTACATCGACTCGCGCTCGCGCGGCAAGGCGGCCCTGGAGAAGGAAGTGCAGGTGCTGCAGGCGATCGCCAACACCGCGGCGCTGGCCGTCCAGAATGCCCGCCATTACCGCGAGGCCACCGTCGACCACCTGACAGGCCTGTACGTGCGCTCGCTGTTCCTGCGCCGCACCGATGAAGAGATCCGGCGCACCCGTCGCTTCGGGGGACGCTTCTCCCTGCTGGTGCTGGACATCGACCATTTCAAGAAATTCAACGACAGCCACGGCCATCAGACCGGTGATGCCGTGCTGCGCCTGGTCGCCAAGACGGTGCGGGAGGCCGTGCGGGTGGGACTCGATGTGCCTTGCCGCTACGGCGGCGAGGAGATGGTGATCCTGCTGCCCGAAACCGACACGGCCGGCGCGATCGTCTCAGCGGAGCGCATCCGCCGGCAGATCGAACTGGCCACCTTGCCTGGTCCGGATGGCAGCCCGCTGCGCGTCACGGTGTCCGTCGGCGTCGCCACCTTCCCCGCCATGGCCGAGACGGCCACCGAACTGTTCGAACGGGCCGACCAGGCCCTGTATGTCTCGAAACGCGAGGGCCGCAACCGGGTCTCGGTCTACGAAGCCGAGGTCAAGAGCGTCTGA
- a CDS encoding GNAT family N-acetyltransferase: MSSLSLAHPTTADDWAKLLAFSQLIRPEGETVSAVHGYRERPGLSETDHAMLLDEAGEIQATASLLPHFHYFGEAELEVGELAMVGTHPERRLQGHARHLISHWLQTARTRDYAYVYVYGVPRLYDEFGFAYAAPAHHFPALQMAREVLEPVLSPYRVRPLIQGDIPLLEDLYDRGNCGTLMAEVRTHEYWMYRLARTHRGGFGWWVAVDADNHPHGYVWADLERGRLREVVAADDEACRAILQWMRWELTERKLPALTAQVPLDQRFAQYAYRSGAMVANPHALFPGNWATMVHVLRLFPLISGLKPVFERRLSDSSYRRDNFDVTFVMGEEAVNLRWVSGRVQVGPGYVGHQIRLPANVWTPLLTGYRTIDDFPHVDLSEPERHLLRAMFRAGHPYVWDLEHSDAL, translated from the coding sequence ATGTCGTCGCTCTCTCTGGCTCATCCCACCACCGCCGACGATTGGGCCAAGCTGCTGGCCTTCAGCCAGCTGATCCGGCCGGAAGGAGAGACCGTTTCCGCCGTGCATGGCTACCGGGAGCGTCCGGGGCTGTCGGAGACGGACCACGCCATGCTGCTGGACGAGGCCGGTGAGATTCAGGCCACCGCTTCGCTGCTGCCCCACTTCCATTACTTCGGGGAGGCCGAACTGGAGGTGGGCGAACTCGCCATGGTGGGGACCCACCCGGAGCGTCGCCTGCAAGGGCATGCGCGCCACCTGATCTCCCACTGGCTCCAGACCGCCCGCACCCGGGACTACGCCTACGTGTACGTGTACGGCGTGCCGCGCCTGTACGATGAGTTCGGCTTTGCCTACGCGGCCCCGGCGCACCATTTCCCGGCCTTGCAGATGGCCCGCGAGGTGCTGGAACCGGTGCTCTCGCCCTACCGCGTGCGGCCGCTGATACAGGGTGATATCCCCCTGCTCGAAGACTTGTACGATCGGGGCAATTGCGGCACGCTCATGGCTGAGGTGCGTACGCACGAGTACTGGATGTACCGCCTGGCCCGCACCCACCGTGGGGGCTTTGGCTGGTGGGTGGCGGTGGATGCCGACAATCATCCCCATGGCTACGTCTGGGCGGATCTGGAACGCGGCCGCCTGCGCGAGGTCGTGGCGGCCGATGACGAGGCCTGTCGCGCCATCTTGCAGTGGATGCGCTGGGAACTGACCGAACGCAAGCTGCCGGCGCTGACGGCCCAGGTGCCGCTCGACCAGCGCTTTGCGCAATATGCCTACCGCTCAGGCGCCATGGTGGCCAACCCGCATGCCCTCTTTCCGGGGAACTGGGCCACCATGGTGCACGTGCTGCGCCTGTTTCCGCTGATCTCAGGCCTGAAACCGGTGTTCGAGCGGCGTCTGTCTGATTCGTCGTACCGCCGGGACAACTTCGACGTGACCTTCGTGATGGGCGAGGAGGCCGTCAATCTGCGCTGGGTCAGTGGCCGCGTGCAGGTCGGGCCGGGCTATGTGGGCCACCAGATCCGCTTGCCGGCCAACGTGTGGACGCCCCTGCTGACGGGCTACCGCACCATCGACGACTTCCCGCACGTCGACCTCTCGGAGCCGGAGCGCCATTTGTTGCGGGCCATGTTCCGGGCCGGGCATCCCTACGTGTGGGATCTGGAACACAGCGACGCCCTGTAG
- a CDS encoding ParB/RepB/Spo0J family partition protein: MTATSSLKAFDELASARRQTKGTPLPQIPLDQIGPLPGQPRQIVDEAALAELAESIKQHGVIQPIIVIARRDVAGDDPVRYRLVCGERRWRACRLAGLPSVPAIVRDYGEDEVAVLALLENLQRADLTPLEEAEYLYQLKQKYGWTEEGLGEKLGKTRDYVHMRTRLLNLAPDVLACWREAKDGAVFDALTPSHAILVNQLPEAPLRQTLLAAILQGGVTVAETRRRLEHVKQVEGEAEGVESSQLHEFKQALLAGTPKAEVWAGLGKHKHKREPRVAQVSPFRGPGPALALEDLATHALYLSLTAQASRTVQLAALEEALNQDLAWVRKIARDGLAGA, from the coding sequence ATGACCGCCACCAGTTCGCTCAAGGCCTTCGACGAGCTGGCCAGCGCCAGGCGCCAGACCAAGGGCACCCCGCTGCCGCAGATTCCGCTCGACCAGATCGGGCCGCTGCCGGGCCAGCCGCGTCAGATCGTGGATGAAGCGGCGCTGGCGGAACTGGCCGAGAGCATCAAGCAACACGGCGTGATCCAGCCGATCATCGTGATTGCCCGCCGGGACGTGGCGGGCGACGACCCGGTGCGTTACCGCCTGGTCTGCGGCGAGCGACGCTGGCGGGCCTGCCGCCTGGCGGGTTTGCCCAGCGTGCCGGCGATCGTGCGCGATTACGGCGAGGACGAGGTCGCCGTGCTGGCGCTGCTGGAAAACCTGCAACGCGCGGACCTCACCCCGCTGGAAGAGGCCGAGTATCTTTACCAGCTGAAACAGAAGTACGGCTGGACGGAGGAAGGGCTGGGCGAGAAGCTCGGCAAGACCCGTGACTACGTCCACATGCGGACGCGCCTGCTGAACCTGGCGCCCGACGTGCTGGCTTGCTGGCGCGAAGCCAAGGATGGCGCCGTGTTCGACGCGCTGACCCCGTCCCACGCGATCCTGGTGAACCAGCTGCCCGAGGCGCCGCTGCGTCAAACGCTGCTGGCCGCGATCCTGCAGGGGGGCGTGACGGTGGCGGAGACCCGCCGTCGCTTGGAGCACGTCAAGCAGGTCGAGGGCGAGGCCGAAGGGGTTGAGTCCTCTCAGCTGCACGAATTCAAGCAGGCCTTGCTGGCCGGCACCCCCAAGGCCGAGGTCTGGGCCGGACTGGGCAAGCACAAGCACAAGCGCGAGCCGCGCGTGGCCCAGGTCTCGCCGTTTCGCGGTCCAGGCCCGGCCCTGGCGCTGGAGGACCTGGCCACCCATGCCCTCTACCTCTCCCTCACGGCGCAAGCCTCTCGCACGGTCCAGCTGGCGGCCCTCGAGGAGGCCCTCAACCAGGATCTCGCCTGGGTGCGCAAGATCGCGCGGGACGGTCTGGCCGGGGCCTGA
- a CDS encoding AAA family ATPase, with amino-acid sequence MNPLTASFQMKTLDDLLSHFGLVELPFQLSEDPRWQYLTPHLKACLTRTIMGIESRQGMVSVVGAYGAGKSMLVRRLVTILSEHDRYDVQVISNPSYTGLQLLKHICDLYGVARKGTKLGQFDAFAAYLMGAYQAGRHPVLIIDEAQLLSDGTRGNGGLPILKQINNFSAMDEKSISVVLVGQEALRHNLAKHPEIESRIFTTSTLDPLNRDEVAELIEFRLQVAGWGGAPLFAPEALEALYVASRGIPRRVCTLAFNMMQAAFADGAFFISGERARAVCVREAEARGHGLAAATPAITLAPEVVA; translated from the coding sequence GTGAACCCGCTGACCGCCAGCTTTCAGATGAAGACCCTGGACGACCTGCTTTCGCATTTCGGGCTGGTCGAGCTGCCCTTTCAGTTGAGCGAGGATCCGCGCTGGCAGTACCTGACGCCGCACCTGAAGGCCTGCCTCACGCGCACCATCATGGGCATCGAATCGCGCCAGGGCATGGTCAGCGTGGTCGGGGCCTACGGCGCCGGCAAGTCGATGCTGGTGCGTCGCCTGGTCACCATTCTCTCGGAACACGACCGGTATGACGTGCAGGTCATCAGCAACCCGAGCTACACCGGCCTGCAGTTGCTCAAGCACATCTGCGACCTCTACGGCGTGGCGCGCAAGGGCACCAAGCTCGGCCAGTTCGATGCCTTTGCGGCCTACCTGATGGGCGCTTACCAGGCGGGCCGTCACCCGGTGCTGATCATCGACGAGGCTCAGTTGCTCAGCGACGGCACCCGCGGCAACGGCGGTTTGCCGATTCTCAAGCAGATCAACAATTTCTCGGCCATGGACGAGAAGAGCATCTCGGTCGTGCTGGTGGGCCAGGAGGCCCTGCGCCACAACCTGGCCAAGCACCCTGAAATCGAGAGCCGCATCTTCACCACCTCGACGCTCGATCCGCTCAACCGGGACGAGGTCGCCGAACTGATCGAGTTCCGCCTGCAGGTGGCGGGCTGGGGCGGTGCCCCGCTGTTTGCGCCGGAGGCGCTGGAGGCCCTCTACGTGGCCAGTCGCGGCATTCCGCGCCGGGTCTGCACGCTGGCCTTCAATATGATGCAGGCGGCCTTCGCGGATGGCGCCTTTTTCATCAGCGGTGAGCGCGCCCGCGCCGTCTGCGTGCGCGAGGCCGAGGCCCGCGGGCACGGTCTGGCGGCGGCCACGCCGGCCATCACGCTGGCGCCGGAGGTGGTGGCATGA